Sequence from the Hamadaea flava genome:
AGGGCCGGACCGGCCGCAATCACCTCCGGGTGATCTGCGCGGCGGCAGGGCTGCCGTCGGCGCGGGCCGACGAGGTGCTCGAGATCGTCGGGCTGACCCCGGCGGCGAACCGGAAGTTCAAGGGCTACTCGCTGGGCATGCGCCAGCGGCTCGGCATCGCGACGGCGATGCTCGGCAACCCGCAGGTGCTCATCCTCGACGAGCCGGCCAACGGCCTGGACCCCGAGGGCATCCGCTGGATGCGTGACTTCCTGCAGTCCCTGGCCGCCCAGGGCCGGACCATCCTCGTCTCCAGCCACCTGCTCTCGGAGATGGAGCTGCTCGCCGACGACGTCGTCATCATCGCGGCCGGCAAGCTCGTCGCGCAGGGCGCCGTCGGCGACATCGTCGGCAACATGGGCGACGGCGGCCTGGTCCGGGTGCGAACGCCCAAGCCGGACGAGCTGATCGCGGCGCTGGACTCGGCGAGCGTCGTACGCCAGGAGGACGGCGCGCTCGTCGTCACCGGCACGACCGCCGCCGTCGTCGGCGAAGCGGCCCTCCGGGCCGGGGTGGCTCTGCACGAACTGGTCACCGAACGGCCCGACCTCGAACGGGTCTTCCTCGACCTGACCGCCGGCAAGGAGGCGATCCGATGAGGCTGATCCGCAGCGAGTTCCTGAAGATCCGCACCACCAACGTGTGGTGGCTGTTCGTCCTCGGCACGCTGGGCCTCTGGGCGATATCGTTCTTCTTCAACGTCCTGCAGGCGCACTTCGTCCTCAACCCCGAAGGCGTGCCGGACGACCAGGCGGCGACCTTCAGCGCGATGGCCAAACCGGCCGCGCTGACGGCGTACCTGGCGACGAGCGGGCAGTACTTCGGGCTGATGTTCGTGATGTTGCTGGGCATCCTGACGGTGACCAACGAGTTCCATCACCAGACGGCCACGACGACCTTCCTGGCGACCCCGCACCGGACCTCGGTCATCATCGCGAAGACGGTCGCGGCGGCCATCTTCGGCTTCCTGCTATGGCTGCTGACGACCATCCTCAGCGTCGTCGGCACGGTCATCTTCCTCAACATCGAGAACGCGGAAGCGGCGTTCGGCGACTCGGCGGTCATCCGGTCGATCCTGCTGAACCTGATCGCGTTCGCGCTGTGGGGCCTCATCGGCGTCGGCTTCGGCGTCCTGATCCGCAGCCAGATCGGGGCCACCGTCACGGCGCTGATCCTGTACCTCGTCGGCACCATCGCGGTCTCGATCATCGTCCAGCTGCTCTACGTGTGGCTGGAACAGGAGTGGATCAAGCAGCTCCAGTGGGTGATGCCGTCGATCGCGTCGAGCCTGCTCGTCAGCGGGGTCGACCTACCGGACCAGCCGCACTACTGGGTCGGCGGGCTCGTCCTGCTCGCCTGGGCCGCGGTCACCGGCGTCATCGGCACCCTCATCACCCGCAACCGCGACATCTCCTAACTCGCACTCTCGGACGCGCTTTTCGGCGCCTTCGTGCGCCGGCGTCCGCGCTTTGGGCGCTGGATCAGGGTTCCGGGCCGAATCTTGGGTCAAGATTCGACTTGGAGCCCTGATCTGTTTGGTTGCGTCCGCGCTTCGCGCGACGGCTGTCACCAGAGGGACGGGCGCGACGGGTCGATCACATGCAGCGGGACCTTCTCCCCGAGCGCGTCGAGCACCACCTGCGCGCCGGCTTCCTGCGCGGCGGCGTACTCGGCGTCGGTGAGCGCCACGATCTGCAGGAACGCCAGCCCGCCGAACGGCGTCGGGATGGTGCCCAGCTCACTGTCCACAGTGAAGCCCAGCGCGGCCAGCCGGGTGTCCCGGTCGCCCAGCGTCAACCGGCCCGGCCGCAGCGTCTGCCCCGGCGCGAACCACTCCCCCGTCGCGTGCACGTACGCCGACAGCTGCTGGATCAGCATGACCGCCCAGGCCGGCGGCGCTTCCCCGGCCGGACGGCGTACGGCGCGGAGGGTGAACTCGAACCCGAAACCGGAGTCCACCGGGTTCTCACTGTGCTTCTCGTACAGCTCCGACATCCCGTAGCTGATCAGGTGCCAGTGCGGCACCGGATCCTCCCGCGCGAAGATGCTGATCCCGTCGAGCGCCTCCACGCCGCCCAGGTAGGACGGCAGTTCCGGGGCGACATGCAGCGGGACCGCGTCACCGTAGAGCCGCTCCAACGCGGCGTCGATCGCGCTCCAGCCAGGCGCCGAGTCATCGCCCACCATGCACGCACGGTACCCCGCGAATCGCGGAGCTCAACCTACTTCTTCTTGCCGAAGATGGACCGGATCGCGAACCAGAGGATGGCGACGCCGATCGCGATGCCGACCAACCGCAGATAGCCCTGTTCGCTCCAGCCCTGGCCAGGGGTGTCGGCCAGGAGGGTGAGTCGGCGCATCGGCACTCCGTGAGGGTTTCGGAATCCGGCCGGGCGGGCACATTCCTGGTCGACCGAAGGAGGAGCTTTGACTGTAACGGATCCGGAGGGCTGGGAGTCCGAGGAGTGGGGCGGGCGCAGCATCGCGCGCGTTCTCGCCGATGAGCACACCCGGCTCCAGACCCTCCTTGACGACGCCCTGGCGGCGACCGGCCCGGCCTTCGCAGGTGGAGAGACAGCCGCTGGAGCGACATCCGCTGGAGCGACCCCGCCGCGGCAGGTCGCCGACGCGTTCATCGCCGCGATGAGCCGCCACCTGTCCGCCGAGGAGCAGGAGCTCTACCCGGCCGCCCGCACGGCCCTCGACAACGGCGATCGGCTTGTCGACGACGAGATCGAGGCCGATCGGGAGATCCTGCGCGTGCTCGCCGATCTGCACAAGGCGGACCCGGACGGCGAGGACTTCGCCGCCCTGCTCGCACGGGCCGACCTGCACCTGCGCCGGCACGTACGCACCGCCGACGAGGACATCTTCCCGGAGCTGCGCCGCCGGCTCGACCGGGAGCAGCAGGTGAAGCTGGGCAACCGGATCGACATCTTCGAGGAGGCCGCACCGACCCGGCCGCACCCGAACACGCCCTCGACCCCGCCGCTGAACAAGGTCGTCGACCCCGCGATCGGCACCGTCGACAAGGTGCGCGACGCACTCTCCGGCCGCAAGACGCGTCCGCAGGACTTGTAGCCCCAGCCCGTGATCTTGAATGGAAAACGCTGTCATAGCAACGCTTTCCATTCAAGATCACCCGGCCGGAGCGCACCCGGCCGGAGCGCACCCGGCTGGAGCGCACCCGGCTGGAGCACACCCGGCTGGAGCACACCCGGCTCGAGCGCACCCGGCTGGGGCGCACCCGGCCGGAGCGCAGCCGGCCGGAGCGCACCCGGCCGGAGTGCGCAGAAAACGATCTAGGCGGGAAATGGTCGCTCAGGCAACCGTTTCCCGCCTAGATCATTTACGGTGGCTCGCACGGACGGCTCGCAGGGCCCGCGCGAACCCAGTGGGTCAGCGGCGACGGCCCCGCCAGGCTGCCCGAGGTGCCCACCCGGCCAGGCTCAGGGCTACGAACAGCAGGCCCGCGGTGTTGAGCGTCGACGAGTTGACGATGTTGTTGGTCGACACGTCCAGCCACTGCACGAGCAGCGAGAGCGCGAAGAGCACAACTCCGATCCAGGCGAACATCTTTGACCCCTTCACATTGAGGGCGCTAAACGTTACTGTCCGGTAAACGCGACAACCTTTCGCATTACCCGAGAGTTCCGTCGTGAAGGGACACTGCCCATGTCCGTCAAAATCCAAACCAGGGCGACCCTCGTCCTCGCCCTCACCGCTGCGATGGTCGCCGTCGCCCCGGCCGCACC
This genomic interval carries:
- a CDS encoding ABC transporter permease, with amino-acid sequence MRLIRSEFLKIRTTNVWWLFVLGTLGLWAISFFFNVLQAHFVLNPEGVPDDQAATFSAMAKPAALTAYLATSGQYFGLMFVMLLGILTVTNEFHHQTATTTFLATPHRTSVIIAKTVAAAIFGFLLWLLTTILSVVGTVIFLNIENAEAAFGDSAVIRSILLNLIAFALWGLIGVGFGVLIRSQIGATVTALILYLVGTIAVSIIVQLLYVWLEQEWIKQLQWVMPSIASSLLVSGVDLPDQPHYWVGGLVLLAWAAVTGVIGTLITRNRDIS
- a CDS encoding ABC transporter ATP-binding protein, with translation MGSEITNGEIVVSGLTKHYKQVKAVDGLSFTVKPGRVTGFLGPNGAGKTTTLRMLLNLVRPTAGTATIGGKRYADLSDPMSGVGAVLEASSAHKGRTGRNHLRVICAAAGLPSARADEVLEIVGLTPAANRKFKGYSLGMRQRLGIATAMLGNPQVLILDEPANGLDPEGIRWMRDFLQSLAAQGRTILVSSHLLSEMELLADDVVIIAAGKLVAQGAVGDIVGNMGDGGLVRVRTPKPDELIAALDSASVVRQEDGALVVTGTTAAVVGEAALRAGVALHELVTERPDLERVFLDLTAGKEAIR
- a CDS encoding suppressor of fused domain protein, with translation MVGDDSAPGWSAIDAALERLYGDAVPLHVAPELPSYLGGVEALDGISIFAREDPVPHWHLISYGMSELYEKHSENPVDSGFGFEFTLRAVRRPAGEAPPAWAVMLIQQLSAYVHATGEWFAPGQTLRPGRLTLGDRDTRLAALGFTVDSELGTIPTPFGGLAFLQIVALTDAEYAAAQEAGAQVVLDALGEKVPLHVIDPSRPSLW
- a CDS encoding hemerythrin domain-containing protein yields the protein MTVTDPEGWESEEWGGRSIARVLADEHTRLQTLLDDALAATGPAFAGGETAAGATSAGATPPRQVADAFIAAMSRHLSAEEQELYPAARTALDNGDRLVDDEIEADREILRVLADLHKADPDGEDFAALLARADLHLRRHVRTADEDIFPELRRRLDREQQVKLGNRIDIFEEAAPTRPHPNTPSTPPLNKVVDPAIGTVDKVRDALSGRKTRPQDL